CCAGGCGATGGTCCCCGAGATGGCGGACGAGGCAGGGGAGTTGCGCGCAAGCGTCGGGCGGGGCATGCGAGGAGAACGTGACGAGCGCCTGGCCCGCTTCGAACATCAGGTCAAAGTGCCAGTCGTCCTCGCTTCGAAAATGTTGCTGCACCACGTATCGCGGCATAGGCGTTCCCTCAGGAAAGAACCTACTCTATCTTATCTCGCTTCTCCAGGTTGTGCCTCGCGCAGAGAATCTGGATGTTTTCCGCGACCAGAGAGGACCCTCCCTTGGAGTAGGGTAT
This window of the Planctomycetota bacterium genome carries:
- a CDS encoding HNH endonuclease, coding for IPYSKGGSSLVAENIQILCARHNLEKRDKIE